CCCTGAACGGCTGATCACCACCAGGCCACCTCaccagcacggcggcggcgggtggtagTGGTAGTAATTGTGGTACCACCAGTACGGCAGCGGCTCCGGCTTCTTCTCCTCGGGCTTCTTCTCGGCCGGCTTGACCTCCTCCACCTTGAGGATCTCGGCGTGGCCGATCTTCTTGCGCAGGCACTGGACGAGGCAGACGGTGTCGACGCCGTCGCCGACCACCTCCAGCTGGTCCCTGCCGTCGCCGGTGACCCCCATCGAGCTCACCCCTGCACACACGCACACTCACCATCAGcaccggcggccgcggccaATTGACGGGGAGAAGGTAGAGCGCGATGAGCAACGGGAGAACAGCTTGCGCGCGTACCGTCCGCTTTGGCGACCAGCGCCATGGCCTTGGACCGGGTCTTCTCGCTCGCCAGGCTCAGCCTGATCACGATCTTTTGCTGCGGGCCAAAACAAGGTCGATTCAGTGCAGTTTACCTTCGTCGCGGCAGAGCACGGAACAGAGCAACTGAGCAAGGGACACGGAGAGCTGAAGCTGCCGCGCGCTTACCTTCGTCATGGCGTGCCGCCGCTGAGGAGGAtccgggcggcgcggaggctgATCAGATGCCTGATGGTTGCTGGATGGGACGGCGGTGTCCGATCGGTGCTTACCCGCAGATGCAGCCAGGCAAGCAGCTGCCCACTGTGGTTTGCTGGCTTGGCTTGCGAGGGGAGCTGGGCGCGCACGGTATATATAGGCGGCGGGCGACATGGCAGGCCTGACGCGGGCCGACGAGCCTTCGTAAGAAGATTCAGCGGCTGAGCTTCCGAGTGGGCTGGACCCCACGCGCTCGTTATCGTCGGAGCCGGGTCCGTTTTCTGTTCCTCGAATGAAAGAGAATACAATGACTTGACCCGAGCCGAGACGGCCCAGTTGGGTCGCGCACCGAGAGCCGCTGACGGAACGGACGTGGTAGAGGTAGACCGAGTCGAGGCAACGGAGTGAGCTGACCGCGATCGCCGTGCCGTTGTTTCCGAGGAAACGGAATTGGCAGGATTGCAACCCTTCGCGATAACTGAAATGTTTACTGTAAAATTCattcaattttttttttgaaaactcCTTCGTTTGGAACGAGATCTCAACTGCAGTTCCCCCATTCAGTCCATGCCCGTCCGTTCATCGACCGGCAACGACGTACGTGTCGAGTCCCGCAGCGCGTATGACATGGAAAGGTTCAGAGTGCAGACTAAACGCGGGCCAACGGAACCACCTGCAGGAACTGAAAACGCCAGGTGGTGTGAGCACGCGTGGTTCAACGAGCGGTCCCACAGCACTCCCTGCCTCGCTTCGCGTCACCGGGCAGGAAGGATCAGAGGCAGCAGGGGCCCCTTTCTGGTTACGTTTTCCCTGCGCACGGAATCGTCCTCGGCCGTGCGATCCAGCGATCTATGgacaaacctaaaccctaaacacTTCCTGGCAGAATCAACGGCCGCACCAGTTAACGGCCTGCCAATCTAAAAAACCGTTGATACGCTGTGGAATTT
The sequence above is drawn from the Panicum hallii strain FIL2 chromosome 7, PHallii_v3.1, whole genome shotgun sequence genome and encodes:
- the LOC112900107 gene encoding heavy metal-associated isoprenylated plant protein 16-like, with translation MTKQKIVIRLSLASEKTRSKAMALVAKADGVSSMGVTGDGRDQLEVVGDGVDTVCLVQCLRKKIGHAEILKVEEVKPAEKKPEEKKPEPLPYWWYHNYYHYHPPPPCW